A region of Fimbriimonadaceae bacterium DNA encodes the following proteins:
- the mtnP gene encoding S-methyl-5'-thioadenosine phosphorylase, translating into MRGIEIGIFGGSGFYNLLDDVEEVKVDTPYGPPSDLIMVASVGDRKVAFLPRHGRHHTIPPHRINYRANVWAFHKLGVKAVISPCAAGSLQAHVKPGDFVVCDQFVDRTTGRSDTFYEGPIVAHVSPAETYDPILSRLAATTIREHGIDCHDRGTIVVINGPRFSTKAESKWFTEAGWEVINMTQYPEAYLCRELGMAVVNISLITDYDSGVVADAEAVTAESVLEVFKRNAERVRGVVLDLVKKMPADLDTLGAAEGLAFSRGDGFSHSGLDLRLYEQ; encoded by the coding sequence ATGAGAGGCATTGAAATCGGAATCTTTGGCGGGTCGGGTTTCTACAACTTGCTCGATGATGTCGAGGAGGTCAAAGTCGATACGCCGTACGGTCCGCCCAGCGACTTGATCATGGTCGCGTCGGTCGGGGATCGAAAGGTCGCCTTCTTGCCCCGACATGGCCGTCACCACACGATTCCGCCGCACCGAATCAACTATCGTGCCAACGTGTGGGCGTTTCATAAGTTAGGAGTGAAGGCAGTCATCAGTCCTTGTGCGGCAGGCTCGCTGCAGGCGCACGTCAAGCCGGGCGACTTTGTCGTCTGCGATCAGTTTGTGGATCGAACGACCGGACGTAGCGACACCTTTTACGAAGGGCCGATCGTCGCCCACGTTTCACCCGCAGAAACCTACGATCCGATCCTCAGCCGGCTGGCAGCGACCACGATCCGCGAGCACGGGATCGACTGTCATGACCGGGGGACGATCGTCGTCATCAACGGCCCCCGCTTCAGCACCAAGGCAGAAAGCAAGTGGTTTACGGAAGCTGGTTGGGAGGTCATCAACATGACGCAGTATCCGGAGGCATACCTATGCCGGGAACTTGGCATGGCCGTGGTCAATATCTCCCTGATCACCGATTACGACAGCGGAGTAGTGGCGGACGCCGAGGCGGTCACGGCGGAGAGTGTTCTTGAGGTCTTCAAGCGAAACGCTGAGCGCGTGAGGGGTGTGGTCCTCGATCTTGTGAAGAAGATGCCCGCAGACCTCGATACCCTCGGCGCAGCCGAGGGTCTGGCATTCAGCCGCGGCGATGGCTTTTCACATTCGGGATTGGATCTGAGGCTATACGAGCAATGA
- the isdE gene encoding High-affinity heme uptake system protein IsdE: MSLRLLVGIFAVLLVCGCESPRHSGGYLHPKPPQRVVSLSPSTTELLGIHLPYGALVGRTSSCNYPGNVETAAVVGDVKPNYEKIASLKPDLIFYDASLYNDQEVEKMRALGVDLFPLEVDSVDRYLLFLDALGSRIDQPMKIAEYSDKVFNARKVALSSPPNPRPKVAVLLAGNGYMISGTKGFLADCIRAAGGDPVGPDTDKFETANLEALISWNPDVIVVGASPDQMTTDTSGMSDEDPTEADAVLRDARLKPIKAIKNGAVAAINQDILLRAGSRVDKLISNLYQFFLATSKP, encoded by the coding sequence ATGTCCCTTCGGCTCCTGGTCGGGATCTTTGCCGTCTTGCTTGTCTGCGGCTGTGAATCTCCCCGCCATTCCGGCGGTTACCTTCACCCAAAGCCGCCACAGCGCGTCGTCAGTTTGAGCCCGAGCACCACCGAATTGCTTGGTATCCACTTGCCATATGGGGCCCTGGTTGGACGAACTTCGAGCTGCAATTATCCGGGCAACGTGGAAACTGCCGCTGTGGTCGGGGATGTCAAGCCGAACTATGAGAAGATCGCGTCACTCAAGCCTGACCTGATCTTTTATGATGCGTCGCTCTACAACGACCAGGAAGTCGAGAAGATGCGCGCGCTGGGCGTCGATCTATTCCCACTCGAGGTCGACAGCGTTGATCGCTATCTTCTGTTCTTGGATGCGCTAGGAAGCCGAATCGACCAGCCGATGAAGATCGCGGAGTACAGCGACAAGGTTTTTAACGCCCGCAAGGTCGCGCTGTCGTCGCCACCAAATCCAAGGCCCAAGGTTGCGGTTCTGCTGGCCGGCAACGGCTACATGATTTCCGGTACGAAGGGATTTCTGGCCGATTGCATCCGAGCTGCAGGCGGGGATCCGGTCGGTCCGGATACGGACAAGTTTGAGACCGCCAACCTTGAGGCGCTGATCTCCTGGAATCCAGACGTGATCGTGGTGGGTGCATCGCCTGACCAGATGACCACCGATACGAGCGGCATGTCGGATGAGGACCCAACCGAAGCAGATGCCGTGCTGCGCGATGCGAGGCTGAAGCCCATCAAGGCGATCAAGAATGGTGCGGTTGCGGCGATCAACCAAGACATCCTTCTACGAGCCGGCAGTCGGGTCGACAAGCTGATCTCGAACCTCTACCAGTTCTTCCTGGCCACGTCGAAGCCATGA